A segment of the Lichenicola cladoniae genome:
TCGGCGCGATCGTTGGCGGCTTCGTTGGCTACTATACAGCCAGCACCGTGGCCGGAGTATTCTATAACTGGGCGGAAAACACACACTTCATTCCAGCTCACGAGATAGCGGTTCCTTCGCAATGACCCCCCCACTGCTGACCATCACTCGCGACACGTCCTCATTTGTGAAATTCCAGGGGTTTGAGATCGAGCGCCTCATGCCTTCGGGCACGATTTCCGCCTTGATCGAGTGGCCCTTGCCGCCTGATGACCGTGACGAGGCGATTACCCAAATTACGGCGGCTATCCTATGCAGCGCCTTGCTGCGATTGGGACACATTGCCTTTCGGTGGGATGATGCTGCCTCCGCTATGGGTGGCACCTTCTTTCCTGAACCACAGTCGCCCTCGTTCAAGACCAGGGTCATGGCAAGTCTGTTCCATGGTAGTCTCCCTGCCGCTTTTGGCGTGCTGGTCACCGACGACGAAATCATGGCCCGCAACCTCTTCGTCTGGGGCGGTTGGAGCCTGGGGGGACAGGCCGCTCTGGTATATGACCCGGCTGCCGACCCGGCCCCGATCGTCGATGCGCTTCAGCATGGAATGGACTGGCGAGGACGGGCATTGCCACCCGGCTGCAAGCTTCTGTTCGGTTCCGGCCATGACGGTGGCGTCGCGCTTGTTGCAGCATCCAGCGTCGAGGTTCTGGACCAATTTATTGCAAACGTTGAAGCCGAGCTGGCTGCCGAAGACTTCAAACCTAGGCAGCACCGATAAATTTATTTTTAAGGGACGTGGTTTACTCACAGCTTTTGCTGGACTGCACCCGCAGCCAGTGGAGCCAGACGATGAAAATGACGCTCCCGATCGTGGCCATCTGTGCGACCCTATCAGCGACTGTGATTGCAGCGCCAAAGACCGTCACCAGTACATTGAGCTGCGGTCCGGCGACGGTCACAGCGACCTCGATCACCGATCCGCATGTGCCCCCGGACGATGATTTCGCCTGGCTCGCACAGAAGCTCACGCTGACTGGAACACCAACTCACAAGGCCCTTCCCCTTCAGGTTGATCCGAAGGCGAGCATGATCGTAGTCGGCCAGCAGAAGGCACTTGCCGCCGCGGTTGTCTCCTGGGCTTGCCTGACCAGCACGCAAGGCAAGACCTACGTGCTGCTCGATGTCAGCTGCATGCGTGAGAACTACGATGGCGTCTGCCACGGTCAAAACGAATGGGTCCGGGTCGTCGGCACCGATGGCAGCCATCCCGACGCCGCTTATGTGCCGCAGGATCCACGCTATGAGGCCCTCTACAAGCGGCTTGGGATCAGCGTCGACAGCGTCCAGCTGACCGGCATCTTCTAAGCAGATTGGAGGCATTGCAGGCCCGAACCGGCGTACGCGCCGTTTCTCTGCGGATCGGCATGACGCACCAGGGTTCAGCCGTCGCCGCCACGACGATGAGCACCGGTGAGGAAGAGCGTCAGGACCGGCGGCGGCTCGTGTGTTGATGCCGGAGTGCATGGCCCCCGAGTATGGCCGCTGCCGATGTGACCAGCCCTCGTGCCTCAGCTAGCTCGAGCAGACCGCTGATGCCGATAACGTCGATATCGGCATCCGGCCCGCGCAAGCCGGCAACCTCATGCAGGCGAGGAGTGTCGGTCAGTATCAGCAACTCGATGTCGGCCTCCAGCGCGGCATTGGCCAGCCACTCGGCGATCGCGGTCAGGCCGCTATCCGAGGGCCAATACTCCGGCTCGTAGGTCCAGAGCCGTCTGAGCATCTCGCCGCTTGAAGTTGTATCAACCCGCACCCGCTCACCCTGTGCCTTGAGCCAGCCCAGTACGGGATCCGCCAACTCGGGCGAACGGCGCATGAGGTCCATCCGCACCAGGTCGACCAGCACCAGCTGCCGGCCGATCAAGGGCAACAGCGCGAGCTGCCCAAGCTCGCTCAGCAGCAGGAGGGATCCTGCATCCGGCAACAGAAGATCGGGATGGTTCATTGACGTGGTCGACGATTACCGGAAGGCGGCAGAATTCATGAAATTTAAGGACCTTCACATCTTTCGAGAGAAGCGGTTCACGGTCGGCGTGGAGGAAGAGACCGGGCGCTATTATCTTGGCGGATTCAAGTTCCGGAGCGAACACCCACGCCGGGCCAACGGGTGTAGGGTGGTGGGATGGCAGGGCAACGACGTAAGCTAACGGTGTTTGATCGATCGATGATCGAGGTTCGCCTTTGTGATAGCTGGGGCGTGCGGGCGATTGCACGCGACTTGGATCGCTCTGCGGGCATGATTTCGGACGAGATCAATCGGCATGGCGGCGCGACCTCCTACCGGGCGCAGGCTGCGGCGACGCAGGCCGAGGCAGATCGTCGCCTGACTGGACGCAGGCCTGTTCTGGCGCATGATGGTGAGCTGTTCGGCCGTGTGGCGGGGCTTTTGCGTCTGGGTTGGTCCCCCGAGCAGATATCGGGCAGGCGTAAGCGGATGGAGGCGGGAACGGAGCAGCCACCTGGTCTGTCGGTATCGCACGAGGCAATCTACACGGCGATTTACGCCTTGCCGCGCGGTGAACTACGCCGTGAGCTGATCTCGTATTTGCGACAGGACAAGCCAATGCGCGGCCGCAAGCCAAAGGGCAGCGAACGCCGCGGCAAACTTTGCAACATGACCAACATCAAGGAACGACCTGAGGAAATCGAGGGCCGGCTGGTCCCGGGCCATTGGGAAGGCGATCTTATTCTGGGCACCGGCGGAGCGAGTGCCATCGGCACGTTGGTCGAGCGGACAAGCCGCTTTGTGGTGCTGGTGCACATGCCTACGCGCAAGTCCGATGTGGTGGCGAGCGCTTTCTCCGGCGCGCTGAATGCCATTCCCGCATCTTTGCGCAAGACGCTGACCTACGACCAAGGCAAGGAAATGGCACAGCACGAAAGCGTGGCGCTGAGCACTGGCATGAGGATCTTCTTCGCCGACCCTCACTCACCTTGGCAGCGTGGCTCCAACGAAAACACCAATGGTCTGCTGCGCCAGTATTTCCCGAAAGGCACGGCTCTGTCGGGCTTGGATCAGGACGATCTCGACATCGTTGCCGACAGCCTGAATAGCCGTCCTCGAAAGACGCTCGACTACGCGACGCCAAGCGAGCAATTCAGCATGTTGCTGGCCGGGCAGGCTGGTGTAAACAAAGTCTTCGGCGTGGGTGTTCGCTCCGGAACTTGAATCCGCCCTTTCTATTCCAGTTGCAAACCGTCGTATCGATTATGATGAATACTACGAGATCAGCCGCGAACTGGCAGAAGCGGCTCCAGGAAATAGGGAAGAGCTTGAGCACCTCGTCGCTCAGTGCCGTGATCGGTAGAACGATCGGCACCTGATGATCCCACCAGGTACCGATCGAGGCACGCCGACCTGACAGAGTATGTGGGACTTACAGATGGGAACAGCGTCGAACCGGCATAGCGCGGATGCCGTCCAGCTGACCGGCATCTTCTAAAGCGGAAGCTGCTACGGCGACGGGGTCTGAGCGTAGGCCAGCCCGACTTGTTCAGGGGCATTCGAGATCACCCGCAGATAGCTGCGCGCTGCAGTGTCCGGCTCCCGTTTACCGGTCTCCCAATTCCTGACCGCCTCGACTTCCAGGCCATAACGAAGGGCAAACTGCTCCCGCGACAGTCCGAGTTTCTGCCGCACATGGCGCACGTCCAGCGTCGTCGACAACTGCACCAGCTGGGCCTCGAAGCCCGCCTTATCGAGATCAGCGACGACGGCAGACGTATCCTCGACGGTGGGGAGTTCGACGGTCGCCTGCCCTCTCTCAATGACAGCCTCGATCTGCCGCTTCGCCTTGAGCATGCTCAAGCCACGACGGGCCAGGACGAACATGGCGTCGATCGTCTTAAGGTCTGGATGATCCGACTGGAGGCGGATCGAGAACACGGCGGGTGTACCGGATGTCACGCGGTCGACGGCCCGGACGGGCCCCAGTCGTGCGAACCGCTCCTTCAACGACGAGTCCATCGAACCCCATTCCCTTCATGACGGCCTGGGCGATCACCCCCAGGTTCTGGCCTCCAACGGCACCTTTGTGGGCGCCCTGCACATGGGTTCCCTGAAGGATCAGGATGCTACCCTGTGCGACGGGCTCGGCTGTGAACACCAACGCACCCACCGGGGTCTTGACCACCAGGGTCATCACCGGATCATCGGTCATGTCGTTCACCATCTCGAACGAGATGTCCTCGATGGCCCACATCAAATTATTATGGGCCAATGGCACAGTGATTTCAATGTTTCATGGACAAGCTGGCCGCATGAGACCTGAGCTGAGGCCGTCTGGCGCTCCATTTGGTACCAGACGGATGTCGAGCCGGCGATCGATCGCGGCGGCATAGCGAGCAACCAGGTCGAAAGTCGGCATGTGCCGGGCAGTCTCCAATCGGGCGACCACGGACTGGGTCGTGCCCATGCGTGCGGCGATCTCGGCTTGCGTCAGGCCGGCAGCCTGACGGGCTTCGATCATCTCGCCAACGACGGCGAAAATCGGCCCGAGGCGGTCATACTCGGCTTTGACCTCCGGATCGGTCAGCAGCTTCTGCCGGAGCTTGGCCAGACTGGTCATCGCGTGATCTCCTGGGCTCTGCGTTCGGCCAGTGCCAAGGTGGCCCGGAGCGTCTTCTGGGTCTTCTTCACGAAGGCATGCACCACGATGACCCGGCGGCCGATCGCGGTGACGTAGATTGCCCGGGCAATCCCGTCTCGGCCGCTGAACCGCATCTCGGGGGTCCGGTAGCAGCGGAACCGAAACTGCATTTCAGCCAACCAAAGCGGCGACCAACGACTGTCGGCTTATACAGCCACCTTCGGCAGCCTAAATCCCCACTAGAAGGCCTCTGAAATAAAGATATTGACAAAATATCGTCGAAATATCCATTATGGAGCGATGAGGGGCGCCCATGTTCTATAAGTTCGAGGTCGAGAACTTCTTCTCGATTCGTGATCGTCAGGTTATAGATCTGACGGTGGACGGGAAGGTACCTGACACTGAGGGCCGCTTTGGGCCCATCTTCCGGGGCGCCGACGTTCGCGCGCCTAAGGTCGTCGCCCTCTTCGGAGCGAACGCTTCCGGCAAGACGACGGTGCTTCGAGCGCTCATGTTCCTCGCCACCTTCATCCGGGACAGCGTGCAGACCACCAATGCTGGCATAAGCGGCTGTGAGCGCTTCAACGATATGGAGTCCGCCGACCGTCCGATGTGCTTTGCGATCGAATTTGGCGGCGCCATGAATTTCACTCCCGAGGTGCAGCAACGGGTGACTGAAGGAGAATGTCTCGAACAAGGGCTCTACCGCTACGAGCTGGAGCTGGAAGTAACCGAGGGTCTGGTGCGCCGGATCGCTGCCGAAAGTTTGCGCCAGAAGCCTAAGGGACAAGGCAAGTGGCAGCGTGTCTTCGAGCGTGACGTAGCGGGCCGGGTGCGGGACTCCCGCTCCTTCAGTCTTAGCGGCTATCAGCACCTCGTGAAGACGCTCGCCGGTAACCACACAGTGATTTCCTCCTTCGCGAAATTTCAGCATCCGACCGCACAGCTGTTTGAGCAGGCGGCGCGTCGGGTCTTTTTTCAGATTGACCCAATCCACGCCGGCGGCGATGGCGGCGTGATTGATTTTCTCAAGACACAGCCTGCCATGATGTTGAAACTTAATAACGAGTTGGGCCGCATCGACGTGGGTATTGAAGAGATGCGGTTTCAGGACAGCCTACTGAACGGCCCGGTCCTAATGTTCAAGCACAAGGGCTTGCAGGTCGAAATGCCCTGGATGCTGGAAAGTCACGGCACCCGCGCTTTTATTAAAATGTTTCCTTTTCTAAGCGCGGCGCTCGATTGCGGCGGCGTCGTTGCAATCGACGAGATGGATGCAGCAATTCACCCGCTGGTGCTGCCCGAGCTGATCCGCTGGTTCCACGACGCACACGTGCGCAACAGGCTGGACGGCCAGATCTGGCTCTCCTGCCACTCGGCCTCGCTCCTTGATGACCTCACAAAGGAGGAAATCGTAATCTGTGAGAAAGACCGGGAGGGTCGCACCTCCGTTCATAGTCTTATGGACGTGAAGGTGCGTCGCGACGACAACCATTACCGAAAATACCTGAGCGGTATCTATGGCGGCGTGCCGACCATCGGATGAGGCGCCGGTCTCCTCCTTCGATTCCTGAGCGCAGGCCAGTTTTCATCGGTTGCGAGGGAGAGTCCGAAGTGGCCTACGCTGGGCTACTGCAGGCCATGCTGCGGGAGGCGAGCCTGCACGTCCACCTTGTCGTGCATAACCTCGGCCGCGGCGCTGGGGATCCCCTCGCCCGCGTCCAGCTCGCCGTCCAACGCCTGGCACAACTCCGCCGGACACGCATTGCGCCACCGGAACGTTTTATTCTGCTTGATGGCGATCAGGCGGCGCGCGATTCCGCCCGCGCAGCGTGCGCGCGGCATCTCGCAGCCCAGCACAAGATCACAATTGTTTGGCAGGAGCCCTGTTTCGAGGCGCTGCTGGTGCGTCACCTTCCCAACTGCACGACACGGCGACCGCCCGACACACCGGAGGCGTTGCGGGTGCTGGAGCGAGA
Coding sequences within it:
- a CDS encoding AAA family ATPase, whose amino-acid sequence is MFYKFEVENFFSIRDRQVIDLTVDGKVPDTEGRFGPIFRGADVRAPKVVALFGANASGKTTVLRALMFLATFIRDSVQTTNAGISGCERFNDMESADRPMCFAIEFGGAMNFTPEVQQRVTEGECLEQGLYRYELELEVTEGLVRRIAAESLRQKPKGQGKWQRVFERDVAGRVRDSRSFSLSGYQHLVKTLAGNHTVISSFAKFQHPTAQLFEQAARRVFFQIDPIHAGGDGGVIDFLKTQPAMMLKLNNELGRIDVGIEEMRFQDSLLNGPVLMFKHKGLQVEMPWMLESHGTRAFIKMFPFLSAALDCGGVVAIDEMDAAIHPLVLPELIRWFHDAHVRNRLDGQIWLSCHSASLLDDLTKEEIVICEKDREGRTSVHSLMDVKVRRDDNHYRKYLSGIYGGVPTIG
- a CDS encoding helix-turn-helix domain-containing protein; the protein is MFVLARRGLSMLKAKRQIEAVIERGQATVELPTVEDTSAVVADLDKAGFEAQLVQLSTTLDVRHVRQKLGLSREQFALRYGLEVEAVRNWETGKREPDTAARSYLRVISNAPEQVGLAYAQTPSP
- a CDS encoding RloB domain-containing protein, giving the protein MRRRSPPSIPERRPVFIGCEGESEVAYAGLLQAMLREASLHVHLVVHNLGRGAGDPLARVQLAVQRLAQLRRTRIAPPERFILLDGDQAARDSARAACARHLAAQHKITIVWQEPCFEALLVRHLPNCTTRRPPDTPEALRVLEREWSGYKKPLSRATLAMRIDRDAVRRAAGVERELRALLRCLGLEE
- a CDS encoding IS30 family transposase, with translation MAGQRRKLTVFDRSMIEVRLCDSWGVRAIARDLDRSAGMISDEINRHGGATSYRAQAAATQAEADRRLTGRRPVLAHDGELFGRVAGLLRLGWSPEQISGRRKRMEAGTEQPPGLSVSHEAIYTAIYALPRGELRRELISYLRQDKPMRGRKPKGSERRGKLCNMTNIKERPEEIEGRLVPGHWEGDLILGTGGASAIGTLVERTSRFVVLVHMPTRKSDVVASAFSGALNAIPASLRKTLTYDQGKEMAQHESVALSTGMRIFFADPHSPWQRGSNENTNGLLRQYFPKGTALSGLDQDDLDIVADSLNSRPRKTLDYATPSEQFSMLLAGQAGVNKVFGVGVRSGT
- a CDS encoding type II toxin-antitoxin system RelE/ParE family toxin, producing the protein MQFRFRCYRTPEMRFSGRDGIARAIYVTAIGRRVIVVHAFVKKTQKTLRATLALAERRAQEITR
- a CDS encoding helix-turn-helix domain-containing protein; translation: MTSLAKLRQKLLTDPEVKAEYDRLGPIFAVVGEMIEARQAAGLTQAEIAARMGTTQSVVARLETARHMPTFDLVARYAAAIDRRLDIRLVPNGAPDGLSSGLMRPACP